In the genome of Raphanus sativus cultivar WK10039 chromosome 4, ASM80110v3, whole genome shotgun sequence, one region contains:
- the LOC108849872 gene encoding protein NRT1/ PTR FAMILY 5.1, which yields MEAAKVYTQDGTVDLQGRPVLASKTGRWKACSFLLGYEAFERMAFYGIASNLVNYLTTRLHEDTISSVRNVNNWSGAVWITPIAGAYIADSYIGRFWTFTASSLIYVLGMILLTMAVTVKSLRPTCTNGICNKASSLQIAFFYLSLYTIAIGAGGTKPNISTFGADQFDNYSIGEKKQKVSFFNWWMFSSFLGALFATLGLVYIQENLGWGLGYGIPTVGLLVSLVVFYIGTPFYRHKVIKSDNIAKDLVRVPIVAFKNRKLQCPSDILELHELDSHYYKSTGKHQVHHTPIFRFLDKAAIKTCSRESPCTVTKVEVAKRVLGLTLIWLVTLVPSTLWAQVNTLFVKQGTTLDRKLGSDFQIPAASLGSFVTLSMLVSVPMYDQYFVPFMRKKTGNPRGITILQRLGIGFVIQIVAVAVASAVEVKRMRVIKEFNITSPKEVVPMSIFWLLPQYSLLGIGDVFNAIGLLEFFYDQSPEEMQSLGTTFFTSGIGLGNFLNSFLVTVIDKITSKGGGKSWIGDNLNDSRLDYYYGFLVVISVVNMGLFLLAASKYVYKSDDTEEFSGGCVQMEAKALDTSPLTI from the exons atggaGGCTGCAAAAGTCTACACACAAGATGGCACCGTCGACCTCCAAGGCCGTCCCGTCCTCGCGTCCAAGACCGGCCGTTGGAAGGCTTGCTCATTCCTCCTCG GGTATGAAGCGTTTGAGCGGATGGCGTTTTACGGAATAGCTTCGAACTTGGTGAATTATTTGACAACAAGACTACACGAAGACACTATCTCTTCGGTTAGAAATGTGAATAATTGGTCCGGTGCCGTCTGGATCACCCCGATCGCCGGAGCTTACATCGCCGATTCATACATTGGCCGCTTCTGGACTTTTACTGCTTCCTCTCTCATCTACGTCCTG GGGATGATTCTCTTAACAATGGCGGTAACAGTAAAATCATTAAGACCAACATGCACAAACGGGATATGCAACAAGGCATCCTCTTTGCAAATAGCATTTTTCTACCTGTCTCTCTACACCATAGCCATTGGAGCGGGTGGAACAAAACCAAACATTTCCACATTTGGAGCAGACCAATTCGATAATTATAGCATTggagagaaaaaacaaaaggttTCATTCTTCAATTGGTGGATGTTCAGCTCCTTCTTGGGTGCTTTATTCGCGACATTAGGGCTTGTCTACATCCAAGAGAATCTTGGATGGGGGTTAGGTTATGGCATCCCTACCGTAGGACTCTTGGTTTCTCTCGTTGTGTTCTATATCGGAACACCATTTTACAGGCATAAGGTCATCAAATCAGACAATATAGCGAAAGATTTGGTTAGAGTCCCTATTGTGGCATTCAAAAACCGAAAGCTTCAGTGCCCTAGTGACATTTTGGAGCTTCATGAGCTTGACTCCCATTATTACAAAAGTACTGGTAAACATCAAGTTCATCACACTCCCATATTCAG GTTCTTGGATAAAGCGGCCATAAAGACATGTTCGAGGGAGTCACCTTGTACGGTGACAAAAGTGGAAGTGGCAAAGCGTGTACTAGGGCTTACCTTAATATGGCTTGTCACTTTAGTTCCAAGCACCTTATGGGCACAAGTCAATACTCTCTTCGTCAAACAAGGGACCACGCTGGACCGGAAACTCGGATCAGACTTCCAAATCCCTGCGGCTTCTCTTGGAAGCTTTGTTACCCTCTCAATGCTTGTCTCAGTGCCAATGTATGACCAATACTTTGTTCCCTTCATGCGCAAGAAAACCGGAAACCCTAGAGGGATCACTATACTCCAAAGGCTAGGTATAGGGTTTGTGATCCAAATTGTTGCAGTTGCTGTTGCTTCTGCCGTAGAGGTCAAGAGGATGCGCGTAATAAAGGAATTCAATATAACTAGCCCAAAAGAAGTTGTGCCTATGAGCATTTTCTGGTTGCTCCCTCAGTACTCTCTTCTAGGCATTGGGGATGTGTTCAACGCGATTGGTTTGCTTGAGTTTTTCTACGATCAGTCACCTGAGGAGATGCAGAGCCTTGGAACGACGTTTTTTACGAGTGGAATCGGTCTAGGGAACTTCTTGAACAGTTTCTTGGTGACAGTGATTGATAAGATCACGAGTAAAGGGGGAGGGAAGAGTTGGATTGGAGATAATTTGAATGATTCTAGGCTAGATTATTATTATGGATTTCTAGTGGTGATTTCGGTTGTGAACATGGGATTGTTCTTGTTGGCAGCTAGCAAGTATGTTTACAAGAGTGATGATACCGAAGAGTTTAGTGGAGGATGTGTTCAGATGGAGGCCAAAGCCTTAGACACATCTCCTCTTACTATCTAA
- the LOC108851024 gene encoding LOB domain-containing protein 15, whose product MSRERERFEEIGKKIKREADAWPHQMAGIRRPMSGPHGTLNTITPCAACKLLRRRCAQECPFSPYFSPHEPHKFASVHKVFGASNVSKMLMEVPESQRADAANSLVYEANVRLRDPVYGCMGAISALQHQVQALQAELTAVRSEILKYKQREAVATLMVASNSQVAGFHNSGGVSVITPQPQTPSTPPQPTAADHPPPPSSCVFSQPTTRPLEYGDIESENNSYFG is encoded by the exons ATGTCAAGAGAAAG GGAGAGATTTGAAGAGATAGGGAAGAAGATCAAAAGAGAAGCAGATGCTTGGCCTCATCAGATGGCAGGAATCAGAAGACCAATGTCGGGTCCTCATGGGACTCTCAACACCATTACTCCTTGTGCAGCTTGCAAGCTTTTGCGCCGTAGATGCGCTCAAGAATGTCCCTTTTCGCCGTACTTCTCCCCACATGAGCCTCATAAGTTCGCATCTGTCCACAAAGTCTTCGGAGCTAGCAACGTCTCCAAAATGCTAATG GAAGTACCAGAAAGCCAGAGAGCAGACGCCGCGAATAGTCTCGTGTATGAAGCAAACGTGAGGCTAAGAGATCCTGTATACGGATGCATGGGAGCAATCTCAGCTCTACAACACCAAGTTCAAGCTTTACAAGCCGAGCTCACGGCCGTACGATCCGAGATTCTCAAGTACAAGCAACGAGAAGCTGTCGCAACTTTGATGGTAGCTTCCAACTCTCAAGTCGCCGGATTTCACAATTCTGGCGGCGTCTCCGTCATTACACCACAACCACAAACACCGTCAACTCCACCCCAACCTACGGCGGCTGATCATCCACCTCCTCCATCTTCTTGTGTTTTCTCTCAACCAACCACAAGACCATTAGAATACGGCGACATTGAAAGTGAGAACAACTCCTAtttcggttaa
- the LOC108851966 gene encoding uncharacterized protein LOC108851966: MTMSERSSKVVVKDNSQVNTSSRIYYYGGASVPFLWETRPGTPKHPLFSESFRLPPLTPPPSYYSSSSSSSGNKLSKVRTKQTRFVKTLFNGKHHVSRPSFSWSSTTSSSSSSSSFSSSSSPRSKTVHRANKCYLSCSRSYVKEEDEEEIGSYSPTSTLCYKRGFSVKRVLCSILSHKSSRNDLSLV; the protein is encoded by the coding sequence ATGACAATGTCAGAAAGATCCTCGAAGGTGGTCGTAAAAGATAACTCGCAGGTCAACACATCGTCGAGAATCTATTACTACGGCGGAGCTTCCGTGCCGTTCTTGTGGGAGACACGGCCAGGCACACCAAAACAccctctcttctctgaatcatTTCGTCTTCCACCGTTAACGCCGCCTCCGTCGTACTactcatcctcctcctcttcctccggGAACAAACTAAGCAAAGTTAGAACAAAACAAACTCGGTTCGTGAAGACCTTGTTCAACGGAAAGCATCACGTATCGCGTCCTTCGTTTTCTTGGTCATCTACaacatcttcatcttcttcttcctcttccttctcTTCCTCGTCTTCTCCTAGGTCTAAAACAGTGCATCGTGCCAACAAGTGTTACCTTTCTTGCTCCAGATCGTACGTTAAGGAAGAAGACGAGGAAGAGATTGGTTCGTACTCGCCGACGTCAACGTTGTGTTATAAAAGAGGATTTAGTGTGAAAAGAGTTTTGTGTTCTATTCTAAGCCACAAATCTAGTCGTAATGATCTTAGCTTGGTGTAA
- the LOC108832166 gene encoding WEB family protein At2g40480 yields the protein MAEEDEHLMNPVEIHETGSENFPAGVSQVPGIRRVGLRAEIDTSPPFGSVQEEVTRLGGRGYWVPFKLEDNYSGVGEFNIKRMEEHAAELEKDLIVKELETLDVLEALGTTKRIVEDLKRQLHQESLRSAEQIKEMNNDDHSNHHNNPISSSSPDMILMELKQAKINLGKTMDDLVMIQSSVESLNKKMKEEKEFLDKAREKLTYETPVAAETTNKKCLRTAEMRLVAARKMEEAARAAEELAIAEITMLSSSSPNGETEDDDEFCFPEPPRSPFRTPRGFGNDHVHDSRRGMVLKKLEEATEGVKESKQALEAALNRVEIANEKQLAAETAFRGWSKHSPLPPPQRSFFSHLNKPVVKPNVSMRDVLRRKQVVQKEDVVVHKRQSVEGETPRRHVNLSQMLKELKQDVKEEEVREEKRFATQRRKFGFIHITLPMQKQSKKK from the exons ATGGCAGAGGAGGATGAGCATCTGATGAATCCTGTGGAGATCCATGAAACCGGGTCAGAGAATTTTCCGGCTGGTGTGTCTCAAGTGCCCGGGATAAGGAGAGTGGGTTTGAGAGCTGAGATCGATACTTCTCCAccgttcggttcggttcaggaGGAGGTGACCCGGTTAGGTGGTCGTGGGTATTGGGTTCCTTTCAAGCTAGAAGACAACTAC AGTGGTGTGGGAGAGTTTAACATAAAGAGAATGGAAGAGCATGCAGCGGAGCTAGAGAAGGATCTGATAGTAAAAGAGCTAGAAACTCTAGACGTTCTAGAAGCACTCGGAACAACCAAGAGGATCGTCGAAGACTTGAAACGGCAGCTCCACCAAGAATCCTTGAGATCAGCTGAGCAGATCAAAGAGATGAACAACGACGATCACTCCAATCATCACAACAACCCcatctcatcatcatctccgGATATGATCTTGATGGAACTGAAGCAGGCCAAGATAAACCTCGGTAAAACCATGGATGATCTCGTGATGATCCAGTCCTCTGTCGAGTCACTGaacaagaaaatgaaagaagagaaagagtttCTCGACAAGGCGAGGGAGAAGCTTACGTATGAAACACCAGTGGCTGCTGAAACAACCAACAAGAAGTGTCTGAGAACTGCGGAGATGAGACTCGTTGCCGCTAGGAAAATGGAGGAAGCTGCGAGAGCTGCTGAAGAACTTGCCATTGCTGAAATAACAAtgctatcatcatcatcaccaaacGGTGAAACCGAGGATGATGATGAGTTTTGCTTTCCAGAGCCACCGAGATCTCCGTTTAGAACACCGAGAGGGTTTGGTAACGATCACGTTCACGACTCGAGAAGAGGGATGGTATTGAAGAAGCTCGAGGAAGCTACGGAAGGGGTCAAAGAGAGCAAACAAGCTTTGGAAGCTGCGTTGAACCGAGTGGAGATCGCTAACGAGAAGCAGCTCGCGGCTGAGACTGCTTTCCGCGGGTGGAGCAAACACTCACCACTACCACCACCCCAACGCTCCTTCTTCAGCCATCTGAACAAGCCGGTGGTTAAGCCTAACGTCTCGATGCGTGATGTTCTGAGGCGCAAGCAAGTAGTTCAAAAGGAAGACGTTGTTGTGCACAAGAGGCAGAGCGTGGAAGGAGAGACACCGAGGCGGCATGTGAATTTGAGCCAGATGTTGAAGGAACTGAAGCAGGATGTGAAAGAGGAGGAGGTGCGTGAAGAGAAACGGTTTGCTACTCAGAGGAGGAAGTTTGGGTTCATTCACATTACTCTTCCAATGCAGAAGCAgagtaagaaaaaataa
- the LOC108849514 gene encoding uroporphyrinogen decarboxylase 2, chloroplastic → MSILQLSSSSLSYPNVLSISPRKSLSSSPKSSSRTVRCSVEGTTVTERKVSATTEPLLLRAVKGEVVDRPPVWLMRQAGRYMKSYQTLCEKYPLFRDRSENADLVVEISLQPWKVFKPDGVILFSDILTPLSGMNIPFDIVKGKGPIIFNPPQSAADVNQVREFVPEESVPYVGEALKRLRNEVGNEAAVLGFVGAPFTLSSYVIEGGSSKNFTQIKKLAFSQPKVLHALLQKFTTSMITYIRYQADSGAQAVQIFDSWATELSPVDFEEFSLPYLKQIVEAVKQTHPNLPLILYASGSGGLLERLARTGVDVVSLDWTVDMAEGRDRLGRNIAVQGNVDPGVLFGSKEFITSRIQDTVKKAGRDKHILNLGHGIKVGTPEENVAHFFEVAQGIRY, encoded by the exons ATGTCAATCCTGCAGCTCTCTAGCTCTTCACTCTCTTATCCTAATGTTCTCTCCATCTCTCCGAGAAAATCTCTCTCGTCGTCCCCGAAGTCGTCTTCCCGAACAGTTCGTTGTTCCGTCGAGG GAACCACTGTAACCGAGCGGAAAGTCTCTGCAACCACAGAGCCTCTTCTTCTGAGAGCTGTCAAAGGTGAAGTTGTTGACAGACCTCCCGTTTGGCTTATGAGGCAAGCTGGGAGGTACATGAAG AGTTATCAAACTCTCTGTGAGAAGTATCCTTTATTCCGGGACAGATCAGAGAATGCAGATCTTGTGGTGGAGATCTCTCTTCAACCCTGGAAGGTGTTCAAGCCGGATGGTGTGATTCTGTTCTCAGACATTCTCACTCCTTTGTCCGGAATGAACATACCTTTCGACATCGTCAAAGGTAAAGGTCCCATCATCTTCAACCCGCCGCAGTCAGCTGCTGACGTGAATCAAGTTAGAGAGTTTGTACCGGAGGAATCTGTTCCTTATGTTGGAGAAGCACTCAAGAGATTAAGAAACGAGGTGGGCAACGAAGCTGCTGTTCTTGGCTTTGTTGGAGCTCCATTCACTCTCTCCTCCTATGTTATTGAAGGTGGCTCATCAAAGAACTTCACACAGATCAAAAAACTAGCTTTCTCTCAACCCAAG GTTCTACATGCTTTGCTCCAGAAGTTCACAACCTCAATGATCACTTACATACGCTATCAAGCGGATAGCGGAGCTCAAGCTGTGCAAATCTTTGATTCTTGGGCTACTGAGCTTAGCCCTGTGGACTTCGAGGAGTTCAGCTTACCTTACCTTAAACAGATTGTGGAAGCTGTGAAGCAGACTCACCCCAACCTACCTCTAATACTGTACGCAAGTGGATCAGGAGGTCTGCTAGAGAGGCTGGCTCGGACTGGGGTTGATGTTGTGAGCTTGGACTGGACTGTGGACATGGCTGAAGGCAGGGACAGGCTAGGAAGAAACATAGCGGTTCAAGGAAACGTGGACCCTGGAGTTTTGTTCGGATCCAAAGAGTTTATCACAAGCAGGATTCAGGATACTGTGAAGAAAGCTGGGAGAGATAAGCACATTCTGAATCTGGGGCATGGTATTAAAGTTGGAACTCCTGAAGAGAACGTTGCACACTTCTTTGAGGTTGCTCAAGGGATTAGATATTAA